The segment TCCCATTGGTCTGTATCGTGAACTTGGGTTGAGGCCGGGTACCGTTTTCAATAAAAAGGGTGAAATGCTTGTTCCTGTGGGGATAAATATCCTTGATTCAATAACTATAGATGTAGAGCAGAAAGATACTGATTACCTTGTTGCTATTCCTGAGGTTGCTATCAGTATTGATTCGGTGGAAAGTCTTCACAAATGTGAGGAAATGTTGTTGAGATGAATGCTTGTTGTGATTGAATCAAACCAAACTGATTAGCTTTCTCTTTATTTTTCCTTGTTTTACTTCAGAAATTTGTTGGTTGCAGCATCTGTTTTAATTCAATCTCATATTCCTTTAAAGAAACCTAAATTGAATAACTTAATATATTTGCTGTTCTTTACATTATTCGATAAGCGTGTCGCACAAAAAACAAATCCCCCTTAAAGATCATGTTGTAGAACTAGCCTGTCCCGCTCACGGAGGCCTTATTCGTGAGATGGCTGACCGTTATGGTATTCCTGAATCGGATATGTTGGACCTGAGCGCCAGCCTCAATCCTCTGGGAAGTCCCTTTGATCATCCTTCAGGCGGTCTTGACCTTGATGATGTCATGGAACGGGCAGCGCAGAGATTTGCCCAGTATCCGGATAATCGCTATCTGGAATATCGTTCTGCAGCGGTCAATTTCCTTGGAAACGGACTTTCTGTTGAGAATATCGTTCCTGGCAATGGTTCCTGTGAGATCATAAGGCTCGTAGCAGAAGCAGTTCTGGAGCATGACGATATTGTTCTCATACCTCACCCCACTTTTGCAGAGTATGAACAGCAATGCAAAGTTGCCGGGGCAGATGTACGGTACATAAAGCAGGAAGAGGTCATGGGACTTTCGGATGAGGTCCTTGAAAGTGCAAAGCTCCTCTTTGTGTGCAACCCAAACAATCCATCCGGTAAATTACGTAAGAGGGAAGACCTTCTTGACCTTGCGAGAAGGTGCGAACTGAATCACACCCTTCTTTTCGTTGATGAGGCTTTCATTGAACTTGCTGATGATCCGTCCCAGAGTATTGCTGATATGGTCGAGAACAATGATCATCTATTCATACTTCGCTCGCTGACCAAGGATTTTGCAATTCCCGGGGTCCGCATTGGTTTTGGTGTAGCTTCAAAAAGAATGGCAGAAGCACTTAATACTGCAAGGCTTTCCTGGAACCTTGGTTCTATCCCTGAGGAGATCGGTGTTGCATTGATGA is part of the Methanococcoides orientis genome and harbors:
- the cobD gene encoding threonine-phosphate decarboxylase CobD codes for the protein MSHKKQIPLKDHVVELACPAHGGLIREMADRYGIPESDMLDLSASLNPLGSPFDHPSGGLDLDDVMERAAQRFAQYPDNRYLEYRSAAVNFLGNGLSVENIVPGNGSCEIIRLVAEAVLEHDDIVLIPHPTFAEYEQQCKVAGADVRYIKQEEVMGLSDEVLESAKLLFVCNPNNPSGKLRKREDLLDLARRCELNHTLLFVDEAFIELADDPSQSIADMVENNDHLFILRSLTKDFAIPGVRIGFGVASKRMAEALNTARLSWNLGSIPEEIGVALMNMEGGCDSPYLVQSREAIKKDREYLIERISRIRKFIPIDTTINYILVDISNSSFDSTELTERLASHGVLIRDCSSFPFMGKDYVRIAVRPKEETDRLSRAIGKVVVEKARENARFDLICMLESGDAKPQGPNTDCPYYPCHHFPGQDCTFCFCPFYKCEDERTGGKWVDRSSGGKVWSCEDCVVVHQKDVVENILNELSGEGQMDDKLKKAWTKVVEPVL